In the Holophagales bacterium genome, CACGCAGACGGCACCGAGAAGACGCCGACGTTCCTCGGCCCGAGGATCTACGCAGACTTCACGGACGACGGCCGCTTCGAGGAAGAGCTCGACCGGCTGGTGCACGAGCTGCACGGAGTGCCTCCCGTGCCGAAGCCGCTGCTGGGACCGTCTCCGTTTGCCGCAGCTCCGCCCGATGGCAGCGTGGCCCCCACCCCACCAGAGCCGACGCCCGTTCCGCTGCTCGACGCAGAGCATGCGGACCCGGCCCGGATCTACCGCACGGCGATGGACCTGATCCGTCGAGCAGACCTCGTCGGCTGGAGACTCCAGGCCAAAGAGCTGCGACGCACCGCCTTCCACGAGCTGCGGACGTGGCATCCGCCCTACATGACATCTGGACCACCCCGTGAAAAAGAAGCGGCCGAAGAGGCGCTCTTTCGGGCACTGACGCCCCTGGCGCCGCTGTTCGCGCTGGCCCTGGCCGCCGTCGAATCGGGCCATACCGAGCTTCGATCCCAACGGAGCCTCGTCGACGATCTCCTCGCTCCGCCTGGGTGGCCCGCATACGGGGCCACGACCGTCGTGGACTACCCGAAGACCTTCGTCTACGTGTACCAAGCTCTCCACGGCGCGGCCTGCCTGCACACAGGCCAGGCTGACCTCGCCATCGCACTGATCAAGACCCCTCTCCGGCAACGATGGGGAGAGAAGTACATGCCTTTGTGGCGTGATCCACACGCCATCGGATGGCCCCCAGCGTTTCTGGAAAACTGCAGCTGGGCCTGGGAAGTCCTTCAGGTCCTGCCAGCCCAATGGCCATGGCTTCTCGAGATTTTCGACGACGAGGAGTCATACCGGACGGCGCTTGCCGCCTACTACATGGCGCTGAATGTCTTCGAGCTCGCGTGGACGATCGCAAACCAGCCCACAGCCCTTCATGCCAAGCAGCTGCGGTTCGAGATCCCACTGCTCTTTTTCCTGAGCCACGACAAGCTTGAAGAGAGGCCTCTCCGGCTCCTGGTGCGTAACCGGGACATGCTTCAAGCCAGTTGGTCGCGCATGCAGGTCACCGATCAATCGATGCGCGACGCCTGGCCTGCTTGGATGGCGCACGGCAGAGCCTGGGCACACGGCCATAACCGCTTCTGGATGTCTGATCTCCCCCACGCGGCGTTTCTGAACAGCATCCCGTAGGACAGAGGCCAAGA is a window encoding:
- a CDS encoding toll/interleukin-1 receptor domain-containing protein, with protein sequence MTDAPPVFISYSHDSPEHKRWVATLATSLREKGIDAILDQWDLQLGDDPTRFMEDGVRQASRVLVICTPEYLRKASEGRGGVGYERLIVTAELVHDVGTRKFIPIVRHADGTEKTPTFLGPRIYADFTDDGRFEEELDRLVHELHGVPPVPKPLLGPSPFAAAPPDGSVAPTPPEPTPVPLLDAEHADPARIYRTAMDLIRRADLVGWRLQAKELRRTAFHELRTWHPPYMTSGPPREKEAAEEALFRALTPLAPLFALALAAVESGHTELRSQRSLVDDLLAPPGWPAYGATTVVDYPKTFVYVYQALHGAACLHTGQADLAIALIKTPLRQRWGEKYMPLWRDPHAIGWPPAFLENCSWAWEVLQVLPAQWPWLLEIFDDEESYRTALAAYYMALNVFELAWTIANQPTALHAKQLRFEIPLLFFLSHDKLEERPLRLLVRNRDMLQASWSRMQVTDQSMRDAWPAWMAHGRAWAHGHNRFWMSDLPHAAFLNSIP